Proteins from a single region of Trichoderma asperellum chromosome 3, complete sequence:
- a CDS encoding uncharacterized protein (EggNog:ENOG41~SECRETED:SignalP(1-20)): MKSVATLATAGAALVGVAASCSIFSNVEVTFYGWPDNSPPGAGTAYDCGGRNFVAGGSGSFDDPITIATAESELDICETVYIPLLKKYGRHEDDCTQCESDWNNGQAHIDIWTGSNSQGGGDAQVDCEDNLTSGGQYSIVRQPASDLEVDTTPLFVPPSTCNTGNIYEGNQASC, translated from the exons ATGAAGTCTGTCGCAACTCTTGCTACTGCGGGCGCTGCCCTCGTCGGTGTCGCTGCTTCATGCAGCATTTTCAGCAACGTCGAGGTAACATTCTATGGCTGGCCCGACAACTCTCCTCCTGGAGCTGGCACTGCTTACGACTGTGGCGGCCGTAACTTCGTCGCTGGAG GTAGCGGAAGCTTTGACGATCCCATCACTATCGCTACTGCCGAAAGTGAGCTCGACATTTGTGAGACTGTGTACATTCCTCTCTTGAAGAAGTACGGTCGTCACGAGGATGACTGCACTCAATGCG AGTCGGACTGGAACAACGGCCAGGCTCACATTGATATCTGGACCGGCTCCAACTCTCAGGGTGGCGGTGATGCTCAGGTTGATTGCGAGGATAATCTCACATCTGGAGGCCAGTACTCTATTGTTAGACAACCGGCGAGTGATCTCGAGGTCGACA CCACTCCTTTGTTCGTCCCACCCAGCACTTGCAACACCGGTAACATCTACGAAGGCAACCAGGCTTCTTGCTAG